A portion of the Glycine max cultivar Williams 82 chromosome 10, Glycine_max_v4.0, whole genome shotgun sequence genome contains these proteins:
- the LOC100775785 gene encoding spliceosome-associated protein 130 A, protein MYLYSLTLQRPTGIICAINGNFSGGKSQEIVVARGKVLDLLRPDDNGRIQTILSVEIFGAIRSLAQFRLMGAQKDYIVVGSDSGRIIILEYNKEKNVFDKIHQETFGKSGCRRIVPGQYLAIDPKGRAVMIGACEKQKLVYVLNRDTAARLTISSPLEAHKSHTLVYSICGVDCGFENPIFAAIELDYSEADQDSTGQAASEAQKHLTFYELDLGLNHVSRKWSEQVDNGANLLVTVPGGGDGPSGVLVCAENFVIYKNQGHPEVRAVIPRRADLPAERGVLIVSAAMHKLKNMFFFLLQTEYGDIFKVTLEHNNDRVSELKIKYFDTIPVTASMCVLKSGFLFAASEFGNHALYQFKSIGDDDDVEASSATLMETEEGFQPVFFQPRRLKNLVRIDQVESLMPIMDMKVSNLFEEETPQIYTLCGRGPRSSLRILRTGLAVSEMAVSKLPGIPSAVWTVKKNVIDEFDAYIVVSFTNATLVLSIGETVEEVSDSGFLDTTPSLAVSLIGDDSLMQVHPNGIRHIREDGRINEWRTPGKRSISKVGSNTLQVVIALSGGELIYFEMDVTGQLMEVEKHEMSGDVACLDIAPVPEGRQRSRFLAVGSYDKTIRILSLDPDDCMQALSVQSVSSAPESLLFLEVQASVGGEDGADHPASLFLNAGLQNGVMFRTVVDMVTGQLSDSRSRFLGLRAPKLFPIIVRGKRAMLCLSSRPWLGYIHQGHFLLTPLSYETLEYAASFSSDQCVEGVVAVAGEALRIFTIERLGETFNETVIPLRYTPRKFVLQPKRKLLVMIESDQGALTAEEREAARKECFEAAQAGENGTGSADQMENGGDDEDKDDPLSDEHYGYPKAESDKWASCIRVLDPRTSNTTCLLELQENEAAFSICTVNFHDKEYGTLLAVGTAKGLQFLPKRTVTAGFIHIYRFVEDGRSLELLHKTQVEGVPLALCQFQGRLLAGIGPVLRLYDLGKKRLLRKCENKLFPNTIISIHAYRDRIYVGDVQESFHYCKYRRDENQLYIFADDCVPRWLTASYHIDFDTMAGTDKFGNIYFVRLPQDVSDEIEEDPTGGRIKWEQGKLNGAPNKVEEIVQFHVGDVVTCLQKASLIPGGGECIVFGTVMGSVGALHAFTSRDDVDFFSHLEMHMRQDHPPLCGRDHMAYRSAYFPVKDVIDGDLCEQYPTLPMDLQRKIADELDRTPGEILKKLEEVRNKII, encoded by the exons ATGTATCTCTACAGTCTCACTCTGCAGCGTCCCACCGGCATCATCTGCGCCATCAACGGCAACTTCTCCGGCGGCAAGAGTCAGGAAATCGTGGTGGCCCGTGGCAAGGTCCTCGATCTCCTCCGCCCCGACGACAACGGCCGGATCCAAACCATCCTCTCCGTTGAAATCTTCGGCGCCATCCGCTCCCTCGCCCAGTTCCGCCTCATGGGTGCCCAGAAGGACTACATCGTCGTCGGCTCCGATTCCGGTCGCATCATCATCCTCGAATATAACAAGGAGAAGAACGTCTTCGACAAAATCCACCAAGAAACCTTCGGCAAATCCGGTTGCCGACGAATTGTCCCCGGCCAGTACCTCGCCATCGATCCCAAGGGTAGGGCCGTTATGATTGGCGCCTGCGAGAAGCAGAAACTTGTTTATGTTTTGAATAGAGACACCGCTGCTAGGTTAACCATTTCTTCCCCTTTAGAGGCTCATAAATCCCACACTTTAGTTTACTCAATTTGTGGCGTTGATTGTGGCTTTGAGAACCCTATTTTTGCTGCTATTGAATTGGATTACTCCGAGGCTGACCAGGATTCCACTGGCCAGGCTGCTTCTGAGGCTCAGAAGCATTTGACCTTTTATGAGCTTGATCTTGGCCTTAACCATGTCTCTAGGAAGTGGTCTGAGCAGGTTGATAATGGGGCGAATTTGCTTGTTACTGTTCCTGGAGGTGGTGATGGCCCCAGTGGTGTGCTTGTTTGTGCTgagaattttgttatttataagaATCAGGGACATCCGGAGGTTAGGGCTGTGATTCCTCGGCGGGCCGACTTGCCGGCTGAGCGTGGCGTGCTTATTGTGTCGGCTGCTATGCATAAATTGAAGAACATGTTCTTCTTCCTCCTGCAGACGGAGTATGGGGATATTTTTAAGGTCACCTTGGAACACAATAATGATCGCGTCTCGGAGTTGAAGATTAAGTATTTTGATACGATTCCTGTTACAGCTTCAATGTGTGTGCTGAAGTCGGGGTTCTTGTTTGCAGCGTCGGAGTTTGGGAACCATGCTCTGTATCAGTTTAAGTCTATAggggatgatgatgatgtggaGGCATCGTCTGCCACGTTGATGGAAACTGAGGAAGGTTTTCAGCCTGTGTTTTTCCAGCCCAGGAGGCTGAAGAACCTTGTTAGGATTGACCAGGTTGAGAGTTTGATGCCGATCATGGATATGAAGGTCAGTAATCTCTTTGAAGAGGAAACTCCTCAGATTTACACTCTCTGTGGGCGTGGTCCTCGATCCTCTTTGAGGATCCTGAGAACTGGTTTAGCAGTTAGTGAGATGGCTGTGTCCAAGCTTCCTGGTATACCTAGCGCTGTTTGGACAGTGAAGAAGAATGTTATTGATGAGTTTGATGCATACATTGTTGTGTCATTCACAAACGCTACACTTGTGCTGTCCATTGGTGAGACTGTTGAAGAAGTCAGTGACAGTGGGTTTCTTGACACTACTCCCTCCCTTGCTGTTTCTTTGATAGGAGATGATTCTCTCATGCAGGTTCACCCAAATGGTATTAGGCATATTAGGGAGGATGGCCGTATTAATGAATGGAGAACTCCTGGAAAGAGGAGTATTTCAAAAGTTGGATCAAATACACTTCAAGTGGTTATTGCACTCAGTGGAGGGGagcttatatattttgaaatggaTGTAACGGGTCAGTTGATGGAGGTGGAGAAGCATGAAATGTCTGGTGATGTTGCTTGTTTGGACATTGCTCCAGTACCTGAAGGCAGACAAAGATCTCGATTTCTTGCAGTTGGGTCATATGACAAGACCATCCGCATCTTATCACTTGATCCTGATGATTGTATGCAGGCTCTAAGTGTACAAAGCGTTTCTTCAGCTCCAGagtctcttctttttcttgaagttcaAGCATCTGTTGGCGGTGAGGATGGTGCAGATCATCCTGCTAGCCTTTTCTTGAACGCCGGCTTACAGAATGGTGTCATGTTTAGAACTGTGGTGGATATGGTTACAGGTCAGCTTTCTGATTCTCGTTCCCGATTCTTAGGATTGAGAGCTCCAAAGCTGTTTCCTATTATTGTGAGAGGCAAGCGTGCTATGCTTTGCTTGTCAAGTCGACCTTGGCTTGGTTATATTCACCAAGGACATTTCCTTTTAACGCCCCTGTCATATGAAACCCTTGAATATGCTGCCTCATTTTCATCTGACCAATGTGTGGAAGGTGTAGTTGCTGTTGCTGGTGAGGCCTTGAGGATTTTTACCATTGAAAGATTAGGAGAGACATTTAATGAAACTGTAATTCCATTAAGGTACACACCAAGGAAATTTGTGCTGCAACCCAAACGAAAACTTCTTGTGATGATCGAGAGTGATCAAGGAGCATTAACTGCGGAAGAGCGTGAAGCTGCAAGGAAAGAGTGTTTTGAGGCTGCTCAAGCTGGGGAAAATGGTACTGGAAGTGCAGACCAAATGGAGAATGGTGGCGACGATGAAGATAAAGATGATCCACTTTCGGATGAGCATTATGGTTATCCAAAAGCTGAATCTGATAAATGGGCTTCCTGCATCAGAGTTCTTGATCCAAGGACATCAAATACTACTTGTCTTTTGGAGCTTCAGGAGAATGAGGCTGCTTTCAGCATTTGCACCGTAAATTTCCACGATAAGGAATACGGAACTCTTTTAGCTGTTGGCACAGCGAAGGGACTGCAATTTTTGCCCAAAAGGACTGTAACTGCTggatttattcatatttataggTTCGTAGAGGATGGAAGATCTCTTGAACTTCTACACAAAACTCAAGTTGAAGGTGTTCCTCTTGCTCTATGTCAATTTCAAGGAAGATTACTTGCAGGGATAGGACCTGTGCTCAGGCTGTATGATTTGGGGAAAAAACGATTGTTAAGAAAATGTGAGAATAAGCTATTCCCTAACACAATCATCTCCATTCATGCGTATCGTGATCGGATTTATGTTGGTGATGTCCAAGAG TCTTTCCATTATTGCAAGTATAGGCGTGATGAAAACCAACTTTACATATTTGCTGATGATTGCGTTCCAAGGTGGCTTACTGCATCATACCACATAGATTTTGACACCATGGCAGGTACAGACAAGTTTGGAAATATCTATTTTGTGCGGTTGCCACAGGATGTTTCAGATGAGATAGAAGAAGATCCTACTGGTGGGAGGATCAAGTGGGAGCAGGGAAAGCTGAATGGAGCTCCCAATAAGGTGGAAGAAATTGTACAGTTTCATGTTGGTGATGTGGTCACATGCTTGCAAAAGGCATCTCTTATACCAGGTGGTGGAGAGTGCATTGTATTTGGAACAGTTATGGGAAGTGTTGGGGCATTACATGCCTTTACTTCACGAGATGATGTTgatttcttttctcatttggAGATGCATATGAGGCAGGATCACCCACCTTTGTGTGGAAGAGACCACATGGCATATAGATCTGCCTATTTTCCTGTTAAG GATGTTATTGATGGGGATCTATGTGAGCAATAcccaacattgccaatggattTGCAGAGAAAAATTGCTGATGAATTGGACAGAACCCCTGGAGAGATACTGAAAAAACTTGAGGAAGTGCGAAATAAGATTATTTAA
- the LOC100776335 gene encoding caffeoylshikimate esterase isoform X3 gives MATEAEFEYEEASEAEIKYDEEYVQNSRGLKLFACRWLPANGSPKALIFLCHGYAMECSITMKSTGTRLAKAGFAVYGIDYEGHGKSEGVPGLVMNFDFVIDDCSQHFTRICEKAENKKKMRYLMGESMGGAVALLLHRKKPEYWDGAILVAPMCKIAEEMKPNTMVISVLSALSRVFPSWRIVPTPDIIDLAFKVPKVREEIRANRYCYKGNPRLRTAYELLRVSTEIEQSLHEVSLPFIVLHGEEDQVTDKAVSKQLYDEAASSDKTLKSYPEMWHGLLYGEPPQNLQIVFSDIIGWIDQKSRYGNTRLERELKEEHEHLFKSDL, from the exons Atg GCGACTGAAGCTGAGTTCGAATATGAAGAG GCGAGTGAAGCTGAGATCAAATATGATGAG GAATACGTACAGAATTCTCGAGGCTTGAAGCTTTTTGCATGCCGATGGCTTCCGGCGAATGGAAGTCCAAAAGCGTTAATCTTCCTGTGCCATGGCTACGCCATGGAATGCAGCATCACAATGAAaa GCACAGGAACAAGGCTCGCAAAAGCGGGTTTTGCAGTGTATGGGATTGATTATGAAGGGCATGGAAAATCAGAAGGGGTTCCTGGCCTTgttatgaattttgattttgtcatCGACGATTGCTCCCAACATTTCACTAGAATTTGTG AAAAAGCAGAGAACAAGAAAAAGATGAGGTACTTGATGGGGGAATCCATGGGAGGAGCTGTGGCTTTACTTTTGCATAGGAAAAAGCCAGAATACTGggatggggcaattttggtcgCACCCATGTGCAAG ATTGCAGAAGAAATGAAACCCAACACAATGGTGATTAGTGTATTGAGTGCACTTAGCAGAGTTTTTCCCTCGTGGAGAATAGTTCCGACCCCAGATATCATTGATCTCGCCTTTAAAGTGCCTAAAGTCAGAGAAGAG ATTAGAGCCAACCGGTATTGCTACAAAGGAAATCCTCGTTTGAGAACAGCCTACGAACTTCTGAGGGTCAGTACAGAAATTGAGCAAAGTCTGCATGAGGTTTCACTACCCTTTATAGTTTTACATGGTGAGGAAGATCAAGTGACTGATAAAGCAGTTAGCAAACAACTATATGATGAGGCGGCAAGCTCAGATAAGACACTAAAGTCGTATCCAGAAATGTGGCACGGTCTATTGTATGGAGAGCCACCACAAAATTTGCAGATTGTATTCTCCGATATTATTGGTTGGATAGACCAGAAATCTCGCTATGGAAATACACGATTGGAGAGAGAGCTAAAAGAAGAACACGAACATTTGTTCAAGTCTGATCTCTAG
- the LOC100776335 gene encoding caffeoylshikimate esterase isoform X1: protein MASEAEIKYDEEYVQNSRGLKLFACRWLPANGSPKALIFLCHGYAMECSITMKSTGTRLAKAGFAVYGIDYEGHGKSEGVPGLVMNFDFVIDDCSQHFTRICEKAENKKKMRYLMGESMGGAVALLLHRKKPEYWDGAILVAPMCKIAEEMKPNTMVISVLSALSRVFPSWRIVPTPDIIDLAFKVPKVREEIRANRYCYKGNPRLRTAYELLRVSTEIEQSLHEVSLPFIVLHGEEDQVTDKAVSKQLYDEAASSDKTLKSYPEMWHGLLYGEPPQNLQIVFSDIIGWIDQKSRYGNTRLERELKEEHEHLFKSDL from the exons ATG GCGAGTGAAGCTGAGATCAAATATGATGAG GAATACGTACAGAATTCTCGAGGCTTGAAGCTTTTTGCATGCCGATGGCTTCCGGCGAATGGAAGTCCAAAAGCGTTAATCTTCCTGTGCCATGGCTACGCCATGGAATGCAGCATCACAATGAAaa GCACAGGAACAAGGCTCGCAAAAGCGGGTTTTGCAGTGTATGGGATTGATTATGAAGGGCATGGAAAATCAGAAGGGGTTCCTGGCCTTgttatgaattttgattttgtcatCGACGATTGCTCCCAACATTTCACTAGAATTTGTG AAAAAGCAGAGAACAAGAAAAAGATGAGGTACTTGATGGGGGAATCCATGGGAGGAGCTGTGGCTTTACTTTTGCATAGGAAAAAGCCAGAATACTGggatggggcaattttggtcgCACCCATGTGCAAG ATTGCAGAAGAAATGAAACCCAACACAATGGTGATTAGTGTATTGAGTGCACTTAGCAGAGTTTTTCCCTCGTGGAGAATAGTTCCGACCCCAGATATCATTGATCTCGCCTTTAAAGTGCCTAAAGTCAGAGAAGAG ATTAGAGCCAACCGGTATTGCTACAAAGGAAATCCTCGTTTGAGAACAGCCTACGAACTTCTGAGGGTCAGTACAGAAATTGAGCAAAGTCTGCATGAGGTTTCACTACCCTTTATAGTTTTACATGGTGAGGAAGATCAAGTGACTGATAAAGCAGTTAGCAAACAACTATATGATGAGGCGGCAAGCTCAGATAAGACACTAAAGTCGTATCCAGAAATGTGGCACGGTCTATTGTATGGAGAGCCACCACAAAATTTGCAGATTGTATTCTCCGATATTATTGGTTGGATAGACCAGAAATCTCGCTATGGAAATACACGATTGGAGAGAGAGCTAAAAGAAGAACACGAACATTTGTTCAAGTCTGATCTCTAG
- the LOC100776335 gene encoding caffeoylshikimate esterase isoform X2, with translation MASEAEIKYDENSRGLKLFACRWLPANGSPKALIFLCHGYAMECSITMKSTGTRLAKAGFAVYGIDYEGHGKSEGVPGLVMNFDFVIDDCSQHFTRICEKAENKKKMRYLMGESMGGAVALLLHRKKPEYWDGAILVAPMCKIAEEMKPNTMVISVLSALSRVFPSWRIVPTPDIIDLAFKVPKVREEIRANRYCYKGNPRLRTAYELLRVSTEIEQSLHEVSLPFIVLHGEEDQVTDKAVSKQLYDEAASSDKTLKSYPEMWHGLLYGEPPQNLQIVFSDIIGWIDQKSRYGNTRLERELKEEHEHLFKSDL, from the exons ATG GCGAGTGAAGCTGAGATCAAATATGATGAG AATTCTCGAGGCTTGAAGCTTTTTGCATGCCGATGGCTTCCGGCGAATGGAAGTCCAAAAGCGTTAATCTTCCTGTGCCATGGCTACGCCATGGAATGCAGCATCACAATGAAaa GCACAGGAACAAGGCTCGCAAAAGCGGGTTTTGCAGTGTATGGGATTGATTATGAAGGGCATGGAAAATCAGAAGGGGTTCCTGGCCTTgttatgaattttgattttgtcatCGACGATTGCTCCCAACATTTCACTAGAATTTGTG AAAAAGCAGAGAACAAGAAAAAGATGAGGTACTTGATGGGGGAATCCATGGGAGGAGCTGTGGCTTTACTTTTGCATAGGAAAAAGCCAGAATACTGggatggggcaattttggtcgCACCCATGTGCAAG ATTGCAGAAGAAATGAAACCCAACACAATGGTGATTAGTGTATTGAGTGCACTTAGCAGAGTTTTTCCCTCGTGGAGAATAGTTCCGACCCCAGATATCATTGATCTCGCCTTTAAAGTGCCTAAAGTCAGAGAAGAG ATTAGAGCCAACCGGTATTGCTACAAAGGAAATCCTCGTTTGAGAACAGCCTACGAACTTCTGAGGGTCAGTACAGAAATTGAGCAAAGTCTGCATGAGGTTTCACTACCCTTTATAGTTTTACATGGTGAGGAAGATCAAGTGACTGATAAAGCAGTTAGCAAACAACTATATGATGAGGCGGCAAGCTCAGATAAGACACTAAAGTCGTATCCAGAAATGTGGCACGGTCTATTGTATGGAGAGCCACCACAAAATTTGCAGATTGTATTCTCCGATATTATTGGTTGGATAGACCAGAAATCTCGCTATGGAAATACACGATTGGAGAGAGAGCTAAAAGAAGAACACGAACATTTGTTCAAGTCTGATCTCTAG